One Solanum lycopersicum chromosome 4, SLM_r2.1 DNA window includes the following coding sequences:
- the LOC101261618 gene encoding uncharacterized protein gives MCIVVFIWEADSRYSLVLLLNRDEYHNRPTKEVHWWEDGEIVGGKDEVGGGTWLASSTNGKLAFLTNVLEIHTLPHAKTRGDLPVRFLQSNKSPMEFAKGLVNEGNEYNGFNLILADIESKKMVYVTNRPKGEPITIQEVQPGIHVLSNAKLDSPWPKAQRLKLNFKKMMDVYEVNDEKICVKDMIEKLMRDTTKADKSKLPCICSTDWELELSSIFVEVDTPLGCYGTRSTTALTIEVGGKVSFYELYLENNMWKEQIVNYRIEKLQMQ, from the exons ATGTGTATAGTAGTGTTTATTTGGGAAGCAGATAGTAGATATTCATTAGTGTTATTATTGAATAGAGATGAATATCATAATAGGCCAACAAAGGAAGTTCATTGGTGGGAAGATGGAGAAATTGTTGGTGGCAAAGATGAAGTTGGTGGTGGCACTTGGTTGGCTTCTTCAACTAATGGTAAATTGGCTTTTCTTACTAATGTTTTGGAAATTCATACACTTCCTCATGCCAAAACTAGAGGTGATCTACCCGTTCGATTTTTACAG AGCAACAAAAGCCCAATGGAGTTTGCAAAAGGGCTGGTGAATGAAGGGAATGAATACAATgggtttaatttaattttggcagatattgaaagtaaaaaaatggTATATGTAACAAATAGGCCCAAAGGAGAGCCCATAACAATACAAGAAGTCCAACCAGGTATTCATGTGCTGTCCAATGCAAAACTGGACTCTCCTTGGCCCAAG GCTCAAAGACTGaagttaaattttaagaaaatgatggATGTTTACGAAGTGAATGACGAGAAAATCTGCGTCAAAGATATGATAGAAAAATTGATGAGAGATACCACTAAAGCTGATAAAAGTAAATTGCCTTGTATTTGTTCTACGGATTGGGAGTTGGAACTTAGCTCTATTTTCGTCGAAGTTGACACTCCACTG GGGTGTTATGGTACTAGAAGTACAACAGCATTGACGATTGAAGTGGGAGGAAAAGTAAGCTTTTATGAGTTGTACCTTGAGAACAACATGTGGAAAGAGCAAATTGTCAACTATCGGATTGAAAAACTCCAAATGCAATAA
- the LOC101253379 gene encoding probable trehalose-phosphate phosphatase D: MGLTRFSSIEDRNDISIEYASWLVEHPCALEKFEEMMKIAKGKKIVIFLDYDGTLSDIVPNPEEAFMTDKMRMVLGEVANRFPTAIISGRKRERVQDFVQLKNVYYAGSHGLDIEAPLDSTNSHEKDNKVVFYQPAIEFLPEKQKILNLLGERTNGIKGVNIEDNKFCISVHYRHVHTKDFGTIENIISGVLKEHPNFRVSTGIKVFEIGPNIVWNKGHALEYFLENLGFGNSDDVFPIYIGDDRTDEDAFKVLLKRGQGFPIVVTAAPKDTKALYSLREPKEVMEFLLGLVA, from the exons ATGGGATTGACAAGATTCTCATCGATCGAAGATAGAAATGATATTTCAATTGAATATGCTTCTTGGctg GTGGAGCATCCTTGTGCATtggaaaaatttgaagaaatgatgaaaatagcaaaagggaaaaaaatagtaatattctTGGATTATGATGGCACTTTGTCTGATATTGTGCCCAACCCTGAAGAAGCTTTCATGACTGACAag ATGAGAATGGTGCTAGGTGAAGTTGCTAATCGATTTCCTACAGCTATTATCAGTGGACGAAAACGTGAAAGg GTACAAGATTTTGTACAATTGAAAAATGTTTATTATGCTGGAAGTCATGGGCTTGATATTGAAGCTCCTTTGGATTCAACAAATTCACATGAAAAG GATAACAAAGTTGTTTTCTATCAACCTGCGATAGAGTTTTTGCCCGAAAAACAGAAG ATTCTTAATCTGTTGGGGGAGAGAACCAACGGTATCAAAGGAGTAAATATTGAAGACAACAAATTCTGCATTTCTGTACACTACAGACATGTTCACACCAAG GACTTTGGTACTATTGAAAATATCATCTCTGGTGTCTTAAAAGAACACCCAAACTTTCGTGTATCAACAGGAATAAAG GTGTTTGAGATAGGACCAAATATTGTGTGGAACAAAGGTCATGCATTGGAATATTTCTTAGAGAATCTTGGATTTGGAAATTCTGATGATGTTTTCCCGATATACATTGGGGATGATCGAACTGATGAAGACGCTTTCAAG GTATTGCTGAAAAGAGGACAAGGTTTTCCAATTGTTGTTACTGCTGCTCCAAAAGACACCAAGGCGTTGTACTCTTTACGTGAGCCAAAGGAAGTTATGGAGTTTTTGTTAGGTCTAGTGGCTTAA